One Chitinophagales bacterium DNA segment encodes these proteins:
- a CDS encoding methyltransferase, with translation MKVSTDACILGAFTPATAKGRMLDIGTGSGLLSLMLAQRSNSLIDAAELDEPSFQQAADNVANSNWKDRIRVIHTDIRMYHASPKYALIICNPPFYENHFQSPSLKKNKAKHALQLSYQELLEVVKRNLEPDGIFSVLLPSNSAERFMQLAGGVALQACKRMLIKERDHHPVKRQIILFSTNLDLPLTETTLTIRDTDGHYSTEFRQLLHPYYLHL, from the coding sequence ATGAAGGTATCCACCGATGCCTGTATACTGGGCGCTTTTACCCCTGCAACGGCGAAAGGGCGAATGCTTGATATCGGTACCGGCAGCGGCCTGCTATCCCTGATGCTGGCACAACGAAGCAACAGTTTGATTGATGCGGCAGAATTAGATGAGCCCAGTTTTCAGCAGGCGGCAGATAACGTGGCGAACAGTAACTGGAAAGACCGTATCCGGGTGATTCACACAGATATCAGGATGTATCATGCCAGTCCAAAATACGCGTTGATCATCTGTAATCCTCCTTTTTATGAAAACCATTTTCAATCTCCTTCGCTTAAAAAAAACAAGGCAAAACATGCCTTGCAATTATCCTATCAGGAATTACTGGAAGTGGTGAAACGAAATTTAGAACCGGATGGAATTTTCTCCGTTCTGCTGCCATCAAACTCCGCAGAAAGATTCATGCAGCTGGCAGGAGGCGTTGCATTGCAGGCATGTAAACGCATGCTCATAAAGGAACGTGATCACCATCCTGTCAAACGGCAGATTATTTTGTTTTCAACCAATCTTGATTTGCCGCTGACAGAAACAACACTCACGATACGCGATACCGATGGCCACTATTCCACGGAATTCAGGCAGCTTTTGCATCCATACTATCTGCATCTTTGA
- a CDS encoding AraC family transcriptional regulator encodes MIQQQIRDGLYFQVSPMAQEAECNAALQRSDRHVSLTCRFTPADTCADYHPAARSYQIIFKFDLPYLQSFSAAGDGFVDGIFPEHQQQAMCCNSQLLLHEILSCELQGIFRNMFLESKALALLLCFSKSHAVFDTACSTCKFLSRPMEKEKLFKARAIILENLSDPPTIPELSLRTGINQCYLKKGFKELFGTTVYDFVQEQRMQKAKMLLVTNGHSVAEVAQAVGFSSTGNFSQAFKRITGIFPSALQRN; translated from the coding sequence ATGATTCAGCAGCAAATCAGAGATGGACTTTATTTTCAGGTGAGTCCGATGGCGCAGGAAGCGGAATGCAATGCTGCTCTGCAGCGCAGCGACCGCCATGTATCACTCACGTGCCGGTTCACCCCTGCTGACACGTGCGCAGATTATCATCCGGCAGCGCGGTCCTATCAAATCATCTTTAAGTTTGACCTTCCATACCTGCAATCATTTTCAGCTGCCGGTGATGGCTTTGTTGACGGTATCTTTCCCGAGCATCAACAGCAGGCCATGTGTTGCAACAGTCAGTTGTTGTTGCATGAAATTCTATCCTGTGAACTGCAGGGCATTTTCAGGAATATGTTCCTGGAAAGCAAAGCACTTGCCTTGCTCTTGTGTTTCAGCAAGAGCCATGCTGTTTTCGACACAGCCTGCAGCACCTGCAAATTCCTCAGCCGGCCAATGGAAAAGGAAAAACTCTTCAAGGCAAGAGCCATCATTTTAGAGAACCTGAGCGATCCTCCCACTATACCGGAACTTTCTTTGCGAACCGGCATCAATCAATGTTACCTGAAAAAAGGATTCAAAGAATTATTCGGTACCACGGTGTACGATTTTGTGCAGGAACAAAGGATGCAAAAGGCGAAGATGCTACTTGTCACCAACGGCCATTCCGTTGCAGAGGTGGCACAAGCTGTAGGATTTTCGAGCACCGGCAATTTTAGCCAGGCATTCAAAAGAATCACCGGCATTTTCCCCAGTGCGCTACAGCGGAATTAA